The genomic window TGATCGGCAAGTTTCTCTCGTTTCTCGCGCGCGACATGGCGAATGAGCCGTCGCGGATTCGGCCGGTGCCGCGCTCACTCGTGTCCCGCGGCAAGGACCTGGTCAAGGGCGTTAAAGTCGATCTCGACGCGCCGCTTGCGGATGACGAGGCGTGAGCGACGAAACGCTCGAAATCAACGGCTGGACGATCTACGCGCACCCGCTGTTTCTCGACCAGCTTGAGGCGATGATCGGCGCCGTCGAAAAAGCGCGGAAGAAAGACCCGCAAGGATACAAGAAGAAGCGCGCTACAAAACTACTCGCAGCCGTTCTCAAGGTCGCGTTCGAAGACATTCCGAGCGACCCGACGCGCGACGCCTACCGCCAGGGCGGCACGCTCGGCGACGCGTACAAGCATTGGTTCCGGGCAAAATTCCTACAGCAGTTCCGGCTGTTCTTTCGCTACCAGCAGTCCGCGGACGCGAAGGTGATAGTGTTGGCCTGGGTCAATGACGACACGACGTTGCGCGCTTATGAGAGCGCCGACGACGCCTACGCGGCGTTTCGCAGGATGCTCAATCGCGGCAATCCGCCCGACAGCTGGCCGGACC from Bradyrhizobium quebecense includes these protein-coding regions:
- a CDS encoding type II toxin-antitoxin system YhaV family toxin — its product is MSDETLEINGWTIYAHPLFLDQLEAMIGAVEKARKKDPQGYKKKRATKLLAAVLKVAFEDIPSDPTRDAYRQGGTLGDAYKHWFRAKFLQQFRLFFRYQQSADAKVIVLAWVNDDTTLRAYESADDAYAAFRRMLNRGNPPDSWPDLLAAASADSAKQRLARAAPKT